In Streptomyces showdoensis, the following proteins share a genomic window:
- the lanKC gene encoding class III lanthionine synthetase LanKC, protein MLEGFGEALADREYYLPLPSVADPGPRFVPRAVPPGLRGAARGIWTVWGGPRSGSPGQGWKIHVSARLDRAQHVLDTVAGICFAEGVPFKHLSARLFFLFLHHKHAARAQSGKFCAVYPPDPATARRLLERLRDALDGEEGPYVLTDRRFRDSRTVHYRYGAFDGALSRLRADGTREGLVRDGSGREVVDARLPAFRLPAGIVDPFVEREEPPHTGPILIRDYEVTGAVRLSNAGGAYRARDRRTGRAVFLKEARAHNGLVFDGTDARQRLRHEYEVLRALHAAAPGVAPEPLDHFTEWEHEFVVTEYVEGQPLVGWLSRSSPLARADRTAESVDAYYAACRRLLAGLDDSLGRVHAAGYRFGDLSLGNVLVTPAGGVRLVDFEAASELSAAPSGMGTPGFTPPSRLRRSDADPLLQDRYGASAVALAFLAPFHEIAEHAPGNLALLRRDLADVAPPPDLWRRATAFHLPEDRTGSRAESREGSRTQDPGGPDRLPSPAELDADPHGCLTRLAEEVAAGLLETADAERPEWAFPPSPEAFRTNTVCLAYGTAGVVHALHRAGASVPEEIVARLRRDTLALRGALPPGLLVGAAGVARVLAPLGLLDEAVDLLRDADGHPLTSSCGTLAGGRAGVGLGWLALHRLTGDAGHLERAAAAGEALLRTPDPAATLGEHDARGLLHGRSGLALFLHRLARDTGEARFLEAGRLLLHQELDRTFPLDDGALSVSDDARTTRAMPYLATGAAGVAAVLTRYVATAPDERCAEALPRLVAGIRVSCATKEAGLYRGLAGLVWFLAGHAELTGTDAAREDAVRAATGLLKYAVPYRRGVRFLGAGSQRFTADLSSGGAGVLLALHRLLAGPLLTEPHHTRPRLPATV, encoded by the coding sequence GTGCTCGAAGGCTTCGGCGAGGCGCTCGCGGACCGGGAGTACTACCTGCCGCTGCCCAGCGTGGCCGACCCCGGACCGCGCTTCGTCCCCCGGGCGGTGCCGCCGGGACTGCGCGGCGCCGCCCGGGGCATCTGGACGGTGTGGGGCGGTCCGCGGAGCGGGAGCCCCGGGCAGGGCTGGAAGATCCACGTGTCGGCGCGGCTGGACCGGGCGCAGCACGTGCTCGACACGGTCGCCGGGATCTGCTTCGCCGAGGGCGTGCCGTTCAAGCACCTGAGCGCCCGGCTCTTCTTCCTGTTCCTCCATCACAAGCACGCCGCGCGGGCCCAGTCGGGCAAGTTCTGCGCCGTCTATCCGCCGGACCCGGCGACCGCGCGCCGGCTGCTGGAACGCCTGCGCGACGCGCTCGACGGGGAGGAGGGGCCGTACGTCCTCACCGACCGGCGCTTCCGCGACTCGCGGACGGTCCACTACCGCTACGGGGCCTTCGACGGCGCCCTCAGCCGGCTGCGGGCCGACGGCACCCGGGAGGGGCTGGTCCGTGACGGCTCCGGCCGCGAGGTCGTGGACGCGCGGCTGCCCGCCTTCCGGTTGCCCGCGGGGATCGTGGACCCCTTCGTCGAGCGGGAGGAGCCGCCGCACACGGGCCCGATCCTGATCCGCGACTACGAGGTGACCGGCGCGGTGCGCCTCAGCAACGCGGGCGGCGCCTACCGGGCCCGCGACCGGCGGACCGGCCGCGCCGTCTTCCTGAAGGAGGCCCGTGCCCACAACGGCCTGGTCTTCGACGGGACCGACGCGCGGCAGCGGCTGCGGCACGAGTACGAGGTGCTGCGCGCGCTGCACGCGGCCGCGCCCGGGGTGGCCCCGGAGCCGCTGGACCACTTCACGGAGTGGGAGCACGAGTTCGTCGTCACCGAGTACGTCGAGGGGCAGCCGCTGGTGGGCTGGCTGAGCCGGTCCTCCCCGCTGGCCCGCGCCGACCGCACGGCGGAGTCCGTCGACGCGTACTACGCGGCCTGCCGGCGCCTGCTGGCCGGGCTGGACGACTCGCTCGGCCGGGTGCACGCCGCCGGCTACCGGTTCGGGGACCTCAGCCTGGGCAACGTCCTGGTCACGCCTGCGGGCGGGGTCCGTCTGGTGGACTTCGAGGCGGCCTCGGAGCTGTCCGCGGCCCCCTCCGGGATGGGCACGCCGGGGTTCACGCCGCCGTCCCGCCTGCGCCGGTCCGACGCCGATCCGCTGCTACAGGACCGGTACGGGGCGTCGGCTGTCGCGCTCGCCTTCCTGGCGCCGTTCCACGAGATCGCCGAACACGCGCCGGGCAACCTCGCGCTCCTGCGGCGTGATCTGGCGGACGTGGCTCCGCCGCCCGACCTGTGGCGGCGGGCGACCGCCTTCCACCTGCCGGAGGACCGGACGGGGAGCCGGGCGGAGAGCCGGGAGGGGAGCCGGACGCAGGACCCTGGCGGTCCCGACCGGCTGCCCTCCCCCGCGGAGCTGGACGCCGACCCGCACGGCTGCCTCACCCGGCTGGCCGAGGAGGTGGCCGCGGGGCTGCTGGAGACGGCCGACGCCGAGCGGCCGGAGTGGGCCTTCCCGCCCTCGCCCGAGGCGTTCCGGACCAACACCGTGTGCCTGGCCTACGGCACGGCCGGGGTGGTGCACGCCCTGCACCGCGCCGGCGCCTCCGTGCCGGAGGAGATCGTCGCACGGCTGCGCCGCGACACGCTGGCGCTGCGCGGCGCGCTGCCCCCCGGGCTGCTCGTCGGCGCGGCCGGTGTCGCCCGGGTACTGGCCCCGCTCGGCCTGCTGGACGAGGCCGTCGACCTGCTCCGGGACGCCGACGGGCACCCGCTCACCTCCTCCTGCGGGACGCTGGCCGGCGGGCGGGCCGGGGTCGGCCTGGGCTGGCTCGCCCTGCACCGGCTGACCGGCGACGCCGGCCACCTGGAACGGGCCGCCGCGGCGGGTGAGGCCCTGCTGCGCACCCCCGACCCGGCGGCCACGCTCGGCGAGCACGACGCCCGCGGGCTGCTGCACGGCCGCTCGGGGCTCGCCCTCTTCCTCCACCGGCTGGCCCGCGACACCGGCGAGGCCCGGTTCCTGGAGGCGGGCCGGCTGCTGCTCCACCAGGAGCTGGACCGGACCTTCCCGCTGGACGACGGCGCCCTGTCCGTGTCCGACGACGCGCGGACGACCCGTGCCATGCCGTACCTGGCGACGGGCGCGGCGGGGGTGGCGGCGGTGCTCACCCGCTACGTGGCCACCGCGCCGGACGAGCGCTGCGCCGAGGCGCTGCCGAGGCTGGTCGCCGGCATCCGGGTCTCCTGCGCCACGAAGGAGGCGGGCCTGTACCGGGGGCTGGCCGGACTGGTCTGGTTCCTGGCCGGGCACGCCGAGCTCACCGGCACGGACGCCGCCCGCGAGGACGCCGTGCGCGCCGCGACCGGCCTGCTGAAGTACGCCGTCCCGTACCGGCGCGGGGTCCGCTTCCTCGGCGCGGGTTCGCAGCGCTTCACCGCCGACCTGTCCAGCGGCGGGGCCGGCGTCCTGCTGGCCCTGCACCGCCTGCTGGCCGGCCCGCTCCTGACGGAACCCCACCACACCCGCCCCCGGCTCCCGGCCACCGTCTGA
- a CDS encoding AfsR/SARP family transcriptional regulator, with protein MVAGQGRAGASPSAFVTGRGRDAATGGPDPGALARHPAPPGTLGFSVLGPLTVHRDGRALPLGPFKQRIVLATLLGSANAPVSVDALTDAVWQGEPPRTARKNLQVYVSAVRALLAEDDPDGPRLTHTGGGYALRVAEDELDLLRFRSLVRAAEGQEPRRAARLLCRALDLWQGPPLGGDLRRSPRLAEEAERLELSRLAACESWAEAELERGGGPAVVDGLRGLIERHPLRERLRSAWMRALSASGRRAEALAAYDDYRQLLARELGLEPGGAMAARYRTILAGDGRTRAVAAARPPVVLPPDLADFTGHGGELGSLVSLLRSDGREDAAAPAVLLSGPAGSGKTALAVRAAHLLGDRFADGRLFVPLRDADGRPRPLPAVLAELAERTGRVGPSGPGAWREWLAAHRALVILDDAPDEAAVRPLLPCGGRGRVLLTARGQLGGLGPLHRVAAPPPLGAADSLRLLAGLAGEDRVRADRDAALRIVRACGGSPLAVRVSGMRLAVLRRVPLREFADRLADPAGVLDELVSGDVSVRLLLARGWEELPKERGRDAARLAAGTDEGPFGLADASAALGCDERHAVRVVEALIDAGMVTSPRGEVTAQAARYELPHLIRLYARDREVLTPVPASG; from the coding sequence ATGGTGGCGGGGCAGGGGCGGGCGGGGGCGTCGCCGTCGGCGTTCGTCACCGGGCGGGGCCGGGACGCGGCCACGGGAGGACCGGACCCCGGAGCGCTCGCACGGCACCCGGCGCCACCCGGCACGCTCGGCTTCTCCGTCCTCGGCCCGCTCACGGTCCACCGGGACGGCAGGGCGCTGCCCCTCGGCCCGTTCAAGCAGCGGATCGTGCTGGCGACCCTGCTCGGCTCCGCCAACGCCCCGGTGTCCGTCGACGCGCTGACCGACGCGGTCTGGCAGGGGGAGCCCCCGCGCACCGCCCGTAAGAACCTCCAGGTGTACGTGAGCGCCGTGCGCGCGCTCCTCGCCGAGGACGACCCGGACGGGCCGCGGCTCACCCACACGGGCGGCGGCTACGCGCTGCGCGTGGCGGAGGACGAGCTGGACCTCCTCCGGTTCCGCTCCCTCGTCCGGGCGGCCGAGGGACAGGAGCCCCGCCGGGCCGCCCGACTCCTGTGCCGGGCCCTCGACCTGTGGCAGGGGCCGCCGCTGGGCGGCGACCTCCGGCGGTCGCCGCGGCTGGCCGAGGAGGCCGAGCGGCTGGAGCTGAGCCGTCTCGCGGCCTGCGAGAGCTGGGCGGAGGCGGAGCTGGAGCGGGGCGGCGGGCCCGCGGTGGTCGACGGACTGCGCGGCCTGATCGAGCGGCACCCGCTCCGGGAACGGCTCCGGTCCGCCTGGATGCGCGCGCTGAGCGCGTCCGGCCGGCGGGCCGAGGCGCTCGCGGCGTACGACGACTACCGGCAGCTCCTCGCCCGGGAGCTGGGCCTGGAACCCGGTGGCGCCATGGCGGCCCGCTACCGGACGATCCTGGCCGGCGACGGCCGCACCCGGGCGGTCGCGGCGGCCCGGCCGCCGGTCGTCCTGCCGCCCGACCTCGCCGACTTCACCGGGCACGGCGGGGAACTGGGCTCCCTCGTAAGCCTGTTGCGGAGCGACGGCCGCGAGGATGCCGCCGCCCCCGCCGTCCTGCTCTCCGGTCCCGCCGGATCCGGGAAGACCGCGCTGGCGGTACGGGCCGCCCATCTGCTCGGCGACCGGTTCGCCGACGGGCGGCTCTTCGTCCCGCTGCGGGACGCGGACGGCCGCCCCCGCCCGCTGCCGGCGGTCCTCGCGGAGCTCGCCGAACGCACCGGCCGGGTCGGCCCTTCCGGTCCCGGGGCCTGGCGCGAGTGGCTCGCGGCGCACCGGGCGCTGGTGATCCTGGACGACGCTCCCGACGAAGCCGCCGTACGACCGCTGCTCCCGTGCGGCGGACGCGGCAGGGTCCTGCTCACCGCCCGCGGCCAACTGGGCGGCCTGGGGCCCCTGCACCGGGTCGCCGCTCCGCCACCGCTCGGCGCCGCCGACTCCCTGCGACTCCTCGCAGGGCTCGCCGGTGAGGACCGCGTACGGGCCGACCGGGACGCCGCCCTGCGCATCGTGCGCGCCTGCGGCGGGTCGCCGCTGGCGGTCCGGGTGAGCGGGATGCGGCTCGCGGTGCTCCGGCGCGTGCCGCTGCGGGAGTTCGCGGACCGGCTCGCCGATCCCGCGGGGGTGCTGGACGAACTGGTCTCCGGGGACGTGTCCGTCCGGCTGCTGCTGGCCCGCGGCTGGGAGGAGCTGCCGAAGGAGCGGGGCAGGGACGCGGCGCGGCTGGCCGCGGGCACCGACGAGGGACCCTTCGGGCTGGCCGACGCGTCCGCGGCCCTCGGCTGCGACGAGCGGCACGCCGTACGGGTGGTGGAGGCGCTGATCGACGCCGGAATGGTGACGTCACCCCGCGGCGAGGTCACCGCGCAGGCGGCACGGTACGAACTGCCCCACCTGATCAGGCTGTACGCGCGCGACCGGGAGGTCCTGACCCCCGTGCCGGCCTCGGGCTGA
- a CDS encoding 5'-methylthioadenosine/S-adenosylhomocysteine nucleosidase, which yields MSDVPLAVVLTALPVEYMSVREHAAVDETRVHRHGTRVECARLLGTSWRVGLVEAGVGSRTTAVLTERLIEWLAPQMVIFVGVAGGLKDDIDVGDVVFGNKVYGIHGGKSTPEGFLVRPQAWHLSHPLDQAVRAVVRERPGSHLGAIASGDVVLADERSAVAAHLRAHYNDALALEMEGVGLAEAAHLAGGLDAVVVRGISDKANAGKTAADASGSQKTASGRAAAAMVALLALLEPPAPRGEASRPPGEEAPDALSPLVTDTLDWTLPKPEHDLLRAMAALAHRNGDGRLTAAAVASLASGTVPRLTRGEAEGILRSLIGRRYVRRSPGGRLEVTQEGLQALVRRRGNE from the coding sequence ATGTCGGATGTGCCGCTGGCTGTCGTCCTGACAGCACTGCCCGTTGAGTACATGTCGGTCCGAGAGCACGCAGCAGTCGACGAGACCCGGGTCCACCGCCATGGCACCCGGGTCGAATGCGCTCGTCTGCTGGGCACGTCCTGGCGCGTCGGGCTGGTCGAGGCGGGCGTGGGATCCCGCACGACGGCCGTGCTGACCGAACGGCTCATCGAGTGGCTCGCCCCCCAGATGGTGATCTTCGTGGGCGTGGCGGGCGGCCTCAAGGACGACATCGACGTCGGCGACGTCGTCTTCGGCAACAAGGTGTACGGGATCCACGGCGGCAAGAGCACCCCCGAGGGCTTCCTGGTGCGTCCGCAGGCGTGGCACCTCTCGCACCCGCTGGACCAGGCGGTCCGTGCCGTCGTGCGCGAACGGCCGGGATCGCACCTCGGCGCGATCGCCTCCGGTGACGTGGTCCTGGCCGACGAGAGGTCGGCCGTCGCCGCGCACCTGCGAGCGCACTACAACGACGCCCTGGCCCTGGAGATGGAGGGCGTCGGCCTGGCGGAGGCCGCCCATCTGGCAGGCGGGCTGGACGCGGTCGTCGTACGCGGCATCAGCGACAAGGCGAACGCCGGGAAGACGGCCGCGGACGCCTCCGGGTCCCAGAAGACCGCCTCCGGCAGGGCCGCGGCGGCGATGGTGGCCCTCCTCGCCCTGCTCGAACCCCCGGCACCGCGGGGGGAGGCGTCGAGGCCCCCCGGCGAGGAGGCGCCGGACGCCCTCTCGCCGCTCGTGACCGACACCCTCGACTGGACCCTGCCCAAGCCGGAGCACGACCTGCTCCGTGCCATGGCGGCCCTCGCCCACCGGAACGGCGACGGCCGGCTCACGGCGGCGGCGGTCGCGTCGCTCGCCTCCGGGACGGTTCCCCGGCTCACCCGCGGAGAGGCGGAAGGGATTCTCCGCTCGCTCATCGGCCGCCGCTACGTGCGCAGGAGCCCCGGCGGCCGGCTGGAAGTCACGCAAGAAGGGCTCCAGGCCCTGGTTCGTAGGAGAGGGAACGAATGA
- a CDS encoding DUF1345 domain-containing protein, producing the protein MTGRTPQTTESPAPDESLGEPRWPMAAAVVAAMVLTVLLPDDLRLAPRWVLPAIEGLLLLALIAGDPGRIDRRTAALRSLSIALVGVLALSAVWSTVRLVDDILHAGKETSSATSLLQTGGTVWAGTVLAFSLLYFELDSGGPASRLHRMPSAPALAFPQQLDPRLSRADWRPRYIDYLYLALTNATAFSPTDVMPLAPWAKITMGVQSLVSLLILGLVVARAVNVLT; encoded by the coding sequence GTGACCGGACGCACCCCCCAGACGACCGAGAGCCCGGCACCGGACGAGTCCCTGGGCGAGCCTCGATGGCCGATGGCGGCGGCCGTCGTCGCCGCCATGGTGCTGACCGTGCTGCTCCCCGACGACCTCCGACTGGCACCCCGATGGGTGCTCCCCGCCATCGAGGGGCTGCTCCTGCTCGCGCTCATCGCCGGCGATCCGGGGCGCATCGACCGGCGTACGGCCGCCCTGCGGAGCCTGTCGATCGCCCTGGTCGGCGTGCTGGCCCTCAGCGCCGTCTGGTCGACCGTGCGACTGGTCGACGACATCCTCCACGCCGGGAAGGAGACCAGCTCCGCCACCAGCCTGCTGCAGACCGGCGGCACGGTGTGGGCCGGCACGGTCCTCGCCTTCTCCCTGCTGTACTTCGAACTCGACAGCGGCGGACCCGCCTCCCGGCTCCACCGCATGCCCTCCGCCCCCGCGCTCGCCTTCCCCCAACAGCTCGACCCCCGGCTGAGCCGCGCCGACTGGCGGCCCCGCTACATCGACTACCTCTACCTCGCGCTCACCAACGCCACCGCCTTCAGCCCCACCGACGTCATGCCCCTGGCACCCTGGGCCAAGATCACCATGGGCGTCCAGTCCCTCGTCTCCCTGCTCATCCTCGGCCTCGTGGTCGCCCGTGCCGTCAACGTCCTCACCTGA
- a CDS encoding YhjD/YihY/BrkB family envelope integrity protein, with protein sequence MGIWERSLAFAALGFLTLVPLLIVVSAANPASGRGFAQWLGDGLGVSAAAQGDIEHLFARPDRAWHATTAFGLAVLAVFGVSFATVVQSGYERIWSLPPDHWWARWRHVVWLAALTGLLLLSANSPVWRDSPARGAVTTVAGTLFFWWSQRMLLGGRVAWGDLLPGAVATMVGLTGLRWFSRLVFSPLIASGTVAYGAFGTVLVIQSWLVGVGVVVFGGALAGPLLHDDLARVARALRRHA encoded by the coding sequence GTGGGCATCTGGGAGCGGTCCCTCGCGTTCGCCGCGCTGGGGTTCCTGACCCTGGTGCCGCTGCTGATCGTCGTGTCGGCGGCGAATCCGGCGAGCGGGCGCGGATTCGCCCAGTGGCTGGGCGACGGGCTCGGTGTCTCGGCGGCCGCTCAGGGCGACATAGAGCACCTGTTCGCTCGACCGGACCGGGCATGGCACGCCACCACGGCGTTCGGCCTCGCCGTGCTCGCGGTGTTCGGCGTCTCCTTCGCGACGGTCGTGCAGTCCGGCTACGAACGGATCTGGAGCCTCCCCCCGGACCACTGGTGGGCCCGATGGCGCCACGTGGTGTGGCTGGCCGCCCTCACCGGACTCCTCCTCCTGTCCGCGAACTCCCCCGTGTGGCGGGACTCCCCGGCCCGTGGCGCGGTCACCACCGTGGCGGGCACCCTGTTCTTCTGGTGGTCCCAGCGCATGCTGCTCGGCGGCCGGGTCGCCTGGGGCGACCTGCTGCCCGGAGCCGTGGCGACCATGGTGGGGCTGACCGGCCTCAGGTGGTTCTCCCGGCTCGTCTTCTCCCCGTTGATCGCCTCGGGCACGGTCGCCTACGGAGCGTTCGGGACCGTCCTCGTGATCCAGTCCTGGCTGGTGGGCGTGGGCGTCGTCGTGTTCGGCGGCGCTCTGGCCGGCCCCTTGCTCCACGACGACCTCGCCCGCGTCGCCCGCGCGCTGCGGCGGCACGCGTGA
- a CDS encoding CsbD family protein, whose protein sequence is MGKLKGKAEQVKGKTKEEIGSMTDDRTLEMKGKAQKAEGRIEESAADAAARMRRIAEKKR, encoded by the coding sequence ATGGGAAAGCTGAAGGGCAAGGCCGAGCAGGTCAAGGGCAAGACGAAGGAAGAGATCGGCTCGATGACCGACGACAGGACCCTGGAGATGAAGGGCAAGGCGCAGAAGGCCGAGGGACGGATCGAGGAGTCGGCGGCGGACGCCGCCGCGCGGATGCGGAGGATCGCCGAGAAGAAGCGGTGA
- a CDS encoding PP2C family protein-serine/threonine phosphatase — MEGDSVRPETGDGATAEVLALAKVVTRLRAEIADLEGVASVAAVVERAKGVLMAEAAVSADAAYRILSDRAERRRRTLLEECWITLSRAGSREARPERREAASEAAVRPPPYPSPSGTGRHLGGDVREAGPRVHLARLADGLADARTADDVAELLRAVLGDAEDVDAVMIYRSAANGSLELAGHAGIEATLAAQWSHIPPLGGVAALEATATREGVWLEDLKADDHLLIGDPPERWPTRAWLPVPGPAAPVVVGFFRSRAGPFDPATRALLRRSVRLCGGRLRAGPDADRPGGPQEDAEAVQRVLDTLPGPAVLLTPLRSAAGEVEDYRIDAAAPESVDVAGRRGRELVGRRVLETYPTVAGTALWDAYRDTLSTGTAYESEPFTHEEVTAGVPERSVYSVRVSPLEDRLVVSWIRHDGGEHETRRLAELQRLGNLGWVGWDLTTDEVTWSDQVYTVFDRAPERGPIRMEDLPGHLAAADAPRVGAAVRRLLAGGPAVDEPFRIPTASGVRHLRIVAEAHADADGAPVEVHGFFQDLTALRDAELALVESERANLVQRGMLKAERAVGARLQDTLLPVPEQSLELAGLCVDVAYVAADSGLNVGGDWYSAIELPDESALFVVGDVAGHGLPAVGTMAQLRFYTKGMTVTGSALPVVLGRLNRLLLHTAAEPDGATATMVMGRYQPWDRRLTWVRAGHLPPLLVRDGAAEFLSQPEGCLLGATFDSQYGQATLDLLPGDHLLFYTDGLVEVPGEDILVGLERLAGTVVRLLREGGGDTLARTLAALRPGNRDDICVLDIHIPDDS, encoded by the coding sequence ATGGAGGGCGACTCCGTACGTCCCGAGACCGGCGACGGCGCGACCGCCGAGGTGCTGGCCCTGGCCAAGGTCGTGACGAGACTGCGCGCCGAGATCGCCGACCTGGAGGGCGTGGCCTCGGTGGCGGCCGTCGTGGAACGGGCCAAGGGCGTGCTGATGGCCGAGGCGGCCGTATCGGCGGATGCCGCGTACCGGATCCTGTCCGACCGTGCCGAGCGGCGGCGCAGGACCCTCCTGGAGGAGTGCTGGATCACCCTGAGCCGTGCGGGCTCGCGCGAGGCCCGGCCGGAACGCCGGGAAGCGGCGTCCGAGGCGGCGGTGCGGCCGCCGCCGTACCCGTCGCCGTCCGGCACGGGCCGCCACCTCGGCGGGGACGTCCGGGAGGCGGGGCCGAGGGTGCACCTGGCACGCCTCGCCGACGGCCTCGCCGACGCCCGTACCGCGGACGACGTCGCGGAACTGCTGCGGGCCGTGCTGGGTGATGCGGAGGACGTGGATGCCGTCATGATCTACCGGTCCGCGGCCAACGGAAGCCTCGAACTGGCCGGGCACGCCGGCATCGAGGCGACCCTGGCCGCCCAGTGGAGCCACATCCCGCCGCTCGGCGGCGTCGCGGCACTGGAGGCGACCGCCACCCGCGAGGGCGTCTGGCTCGAGGACCTGAAGGCGGACGACCACCTCCTGATCGGGGACCCGCCCGAGCGTTGGCCCACGCGCGCGTGGCTCCCCGTACCCGGGCCGGCGGCGCCGGTCGTCGTGGGGTTCTTCCGCTCCCGGGCGGGACCCTTCGACCCCGCCACCCGAGCCCTGCTGCGGCGGTCCGTCAGACTCTGCGGCGGCCGCCTCCGCGCGGGACCGGACGCCGACCGCCCCGGCGGGCCCCAGGAGGACGCCGAGGCGGTCCAGAGGGTCCTCGACACCCTGCCGGGGCCGGCGGTCCTGCTCACCCCCCTGCGGTCGGCGGCGGGCGAGGTGGAGGACTACCGCATCGACGCGGCGGCGCCGGAGTCCGTCGACGTGGCCGGCCGACGCGGCCGCGAGCTGGTCGGGCGGCGCGTCCTGGAGACGTACCCCACCGTGGCGGGAACGGCCCTGTGGGACGCCTACCGGGACACGCTGAGTACCGGGACGGCGTACGAGAGCGAGCCCTTCACCCACGAAGAGGTGACCGCGGGAGTCCCGGAACGGTCGGTGTACTCGGTGCGGGTGTCCCCGCTGGAAGACCGCCTGGTGGTCTCCTGGATCCGCCACGACGGCGGCGAGCACGAGACGCGCCGGCTCGCCGAGTTGCAGCGGCTGGGCAACCTGGGCTGGGTGGGCTGGGACCTGACCACGGACGAGGTCACCTGGTCCGACCAGGTCTACACCGTCTTCGACCGCGCGCCCGAACGCGGCCCGATACGGATGGAGGACCTGCCCGGGCACCTGGCGGCCGCCGACGCGCCGAGGGTGGGCGCGGCCGTCCGGCGGCTCCTCGCCGGCGGCCCGGCCGTCGACGAGCCGTTCCGCATCCCCACCGCGAGCGGGGTGCGCCACCTGCGGATCGTCGCGGAGGCCCACGCCGACGCGGACGGCGCCCCGGTCGAGGTGCACGGCTTCTTCCAGGACCTCACCGCCCTGCGCGACGCCGAACTCGCCCTGGTCGAGAGCGAACGCGCCAACCTCGTCCAGCGCGGCATGCTGAAGGCCGAACGGGCGGTGGGCGCCCGGCTCCAGGACACGCTGCTGCCGGTCCCCGAGCAGTCGCTCGAACTCGCGGGTCTGTGCGTCGACGTCGCCTACGTCGCGGCCGACAGCGGGCTGAACGTCGGGGGTGACTGGTACTCCGCCATCGAACTCCCCGACGAGAGCGCGCTGTTCGTCGTCGGAGACGTCGCCGGCCACGGGCTGCCCGCGGTCGGCACGATGGCCCAGCTGCGGTTCTACACGAAGGGCATGACCGTCACGGGTTCCGCGCTGCCCGTCGTCCTCGGCAGGCTCAACCGACTGCTCCTCCACACGGCGGCGGAACCGGACGGCGCCACCGCCACCATGGTCATGGGGCGCTACCAGCCCTGGGACCGACGCCTGACCTGGGTGCGTGCCGGGCACCTGCCGCCGCTGCTGGTCCGCGACGGCGCGGCGGAGTTCCTGTCGCAGCCCGAGGGCTGCCTGCTCGGTGCCACGTTCGACTCCCAGTACGGGCAGGCGACGCTCGACCTGCTGCCCGGGGACCACCTGCTCTTCTACACGGACGGGCTCGTGGAGGTGCCCGGCGAGGACATCCTGGTGGGCCTGGAACGCCTGGCCGGGACCGTGGTGCGGCTCCTGCGGGAGGGCGGGGGCGACACGCTGGCCCGGACCCTGGCCGCGCTCCGGCCGGGAAACCGCGACGACATCTGCGTCCTGGACATCCACATCCCCGACGACTCCTGA
- a CDS encoding SRPBCC family protein → MTMVQETIKVDAPLREVYDQWTQFEEFPVFMEGVEEVHQVDDRLCHWRTRFAGVTREFDTEIVDQLADERISWRTVDGDVRQKGVVTFQRVDDSHTRVSLAMEIEPQGVVEKAGTALGIVESRVQGDLERFKHFIEERDAATGAWRGRLRPAEAPSARASELRAGPGTDGAPVGETPAPPGRPGPYPGPLPDDPHM, encoded by the coding sequence ATGACCATGGTGCAGGAAACGATCAAGGTGGACGCCCCGCTGCGCGAGGTCTACGACCAGTGGACCCAGTTCGAGGAGTTCCCGGTCTTCATGGAAGGCGTCGAGGAGGTCCACCAGGTCGACGACCGCCTCTGCCACTGGCGCACCCGCTTCGCCGGCGTCACCCGGGAGTTCGACACCGAGATCGTCGACCAGCTCGCCGACGAGCGGATCTCCTGGCGCACGGTCGACGGCGACGTCCGACAGAAGGGTGTCGTCACCTTCCAGCGCGTCGACGACTCCCACACCCGCGTGAGCCTGGCGATGGAGATCGAACCGCAGGGCGTCGTCGAGAAGGCCGGCACCGCCCTCGGCATCGTCGAGAGCCGGGTCCAGGGCGATCTGGAGCGCTTCAAGCACTTCATCGAGGAGCGCGACGCCGCCACCGGCGCCTGGCGCGGCCGGCTGCGTCCCGCGGAGGCCCCGAGCGCCCGGGCGAGCGAGCTGAGGGCGGGCCCGGGCACGGACGGCGCGCCGGTCGGCGAGACCCCCGCTCCGCCCGGGCGGCCCGGTCCGTACCCCGGCCCGCTGCCCGACGACCCGCACATGTGA
- a CDS encoding ATP-binding protein encodes MTSRSSEHATPHTRHHELTGHTEAVRECRDLTRQAIGAWFGAPEGAGAIAVEDALLLVSEVVTNALAHGGTPYELRLDHSAGRLWVQVSDTSPVRPRPHGPHRAGRASGHGLYLLERLSEAWGWVPRGEGKAVWFEVTVPTAAAPRR; translated from the coding sequence ATGACCAGCCGGAGCTCGGAGCATGCGACCCCACACACCCGCCACCATGAGCTGACGGGGCACACCGAGGCGGTGCGGGAGTGCCGTGACCTCACGCGACAGGCCATCGGCGCATGGTTCGGAGCGCCGGAGGGCGCCGGGGCGATCGCCGTCGAAGACGCCCTCCTGCTGGTGTCCGAGGTCGTCACCAACGCCCTCGCGCACGGCGGCACCCCGTACGAACTCCGTCTCGACCACAGCGCCGGGCGCCTCTGGGTCCAGGTCAGCGACACGAGCCCGGTACGGCCCCGCCCGCACGGGCCGCACCGGGCGGGCCGCGCCTCCGGACACGGGCTGTACCTGCTGGAACGCCTCTCGGAGGCCTGGGGCTGGGTGCCCCGGGGGGAGGGCAAGGCGGTCTGGTTCGAGGTGACCGTTCCGACGGCTGCGGCCCCGCGGCGCTGA